From the Falsibacillus albus genome, one window contains:
- the topA gene encoding type I DNA topoisomerase, which translates to MSDFLVIVESPAKAKTIERYLGKKYKVKASMGHVRDLPKSQMGVDTQHNFEPKYITIRGKGPVLKELKTAAKKAKKIYLAADPDREGEAIAWHLAHSLDIDVHSDCRVVFNEITKDAIKESFKHPRPINMDLVDAQQARRILDRLVGYNISPLLWKKVKKGLSAGRVQSVAVRLIIDRENEIKGFVPEEYWTVEAEFQKGKSNFNGSFYGINGKKVELKSEDEVKNILKQIKGKEFEITNVTKKERKRNPAPSFTTSSLQQEAARKLNFRAKKTMMLAQQLYEGIELGKEGTVGLITYMRTDSTRISEVAQKEAFDFIQDQYGKEYTRTDQRSGKKTAKAQDAHEAIRPTSTLRDPSSMKPYLSRDQLRLYRLIWERFLASQMASAVMDTMSVDIANGEIIFRSTGSKVKFPGFMKVYVEGSDDQLEEKENMLPKLEKGDIVKSEMIDPKQHFTQPPPRYTEARLVKTLEELGIGRPSTYAPTLDTIQKRGYVALDNKRFIPTELGEIVLELILEFFPDILDVEFTAKMETSLDDIEDGNVQWVKIIDEFYRDFEIHLEKAEKEMEEVEIKDEYAGEDCEHCGNPMVFKMGRYGKFMACSNFPDCRNTKPIVKEIGVKCPKCKSGNIIERKSKKRRIFYGCDQFPECDFLSWDKPLERSCPKCDQLLVEKKLKKGVQVQCTNCDYKEEPQK; encoded by the coding sequence ATGTCAGATTTTTTAGTCATTGTGGAATCGCCGGCAAAGGCGAAAACCATCGAACGCTATTTAGGAAAAAAATATAAGGTTAAAGCATCTATGGGGCATGTGCGTGATTTACCAAAGAGCCAGATGGGTGTGGATACTCAACATAACTTCGAACCGAAATATATCACAATTCGCGGAAAAGGTCCGGTTCTGAAGGAATTGAAGACCGCTGCGAAAAAAGCGAAGAAAATCTACCTTGCGGCCGACCCGGATCGTGAAGGGGAAGCTATCGCTTGGCATCTAGCCCACAGCTTGGACATTGATGTCCATTCCGATTGCCGAGTTGTGTTCAATGAAATAACAAAAGATGCAATCAAGGAATCATTTAAGCATCCTCGCCCGATCAACATGGATTTGGTTGATGCCCAGCAAGCCCGGAGAATTCTTGACAGGCTGGTCGGATATAATATCAGTCCATTACTATGGAAGAAAGTGAAAAAAGGACTCAGTGCAGGAAGGGTTCAATCAGTTGCAGTCAGACTGATCATTGATCGGGAAAATGAAATTAAAGGATTCGTCCCGGAAGAATATTGGACCGTTGAAGCAGAGTTTCAAAAGGGAAAATCCAATTTCAATGGTTCCTTTTATGGGATAAACGGTAAAAAAGTTGAATTGAAATCGGAAGATGAAGTCAAAAATATTCTCAAGCAGATAAAAGGAAAAGAATTTGAAATTACGAATGTAACGAAAAAAGAGAGAAAGCGAAACCCTGCACCTTCATTTACTACTTCATCCCTTCAGCAGGAAGCAGCACGGAAATTGAATTTCAGGGCAAAAAAGACGATGATGCTTGCTCAGCAATTATACGAAGGAATTGAACTTGGAAAGGAAGGAACGGTCGGGTTGATCACCTATATGAGGACAGATTCGACACGTATATCAGAAGTCGCGCAAAAAGAGGCTTTCGATTTTATTCAAGATCAATATGGAAAAGAGTATACCCGAACTGATCAAAGGAGCGGCAAGAAAACTGCTAAGGCGCAGGATGCCCATGAGGCGATACGCCCGACCAGCACATTAAGGGATCCAAGTTCGATGAAGCCTTACTTAAGCAGGGATCAACTTAGGTTATACCGATTGATCTGGGAACGCTTCTTAGCAAGCCAAATGGCTTCAGCCGTCATGGACACGATGAGCGTGGATATTGCGAATGGTGAGATCATATTTAGATCGACCGGTTCTAAAGTCAAATTCCCAGGGTTTATGAAAGTGTATGTAGAAGGATCTGATGATCAACTCGAAGAAAAAGAGAATATGCTTCCGAAGCTGGAAAAAGGTGATATAGTCAAATCTGAGATGATCGATCCTAAGCAGCATTTCACTCAGCCGCCTCCACGATATACAGAAGCCCGGCTGGTCAAAACTCTGGAAGAATTAGGGATAGGGAGGCCGTCGACATATGCACCAACATTGGATACGATACAAAAAAGAGGATATGTCGCACTAGACAACAAAAGATTCATCCCGACAGAACTTGGGGAAATTGTCTTGGAATTAATTCTGGAATTTTTCCCTGATATCTTGGATGTCGAATTCACGGCAAAAATGGAAACAAGCCTGGATGATATTGAAGATGGAAATGTACAATGGGTGAAAATCATCGATGAATTCTACCGTGATTTTGAAATACACCTGGAAAAAGCGGAAAAGGAAATGGAAGAAGTTGAAATAAAAGATGAATATGCCGGGGAAGATTGTGAGCATTGTGGAAATCCCATGGTCTTTAAAATGGGGCGCTATGGAAAGTTCATGGCTTGCAGCAATTTCCCTGATTGCAGGAATACCAAGCCGATCGTAAAAGAAATTGGAGTGAAATGCCCGAAATGCAAATCAGGTAATATAATAGAAAGAAAAAGTAAAAAACGTCGAATTTTTTATGGATGTGATCAATTTCCGGAATGTGATTTCCTCTCATGGGATAAGCCACTTGAAAGAAGCTGTCCAAAATGTGATCAACTCCTAGTGGAAAAGAAATTGAAAAAAGGCGTTCAAGTGCAATGTACGAATTGCGATTACAAAGAAGAACCTCAAAAATAG
- the dprA gene encoding DNA-processing protein DprA, with product MNEILFELIKIHHSASLTIQQFVRLMKADPHLTSYQSWNASTWQKNLHLPLKKTLQIIENLNRIPFKRLFHTYEERQIRYISILDPDYPPHLKNIYNPPWILYTLGNANLLNSKQIAVVGSRRPLMTSQYALKKILPDLLADGFTITSGLAKGIDAEAHKMAISLGGKTIGVLGSGFFEIYPQENRGLAENMKINQLLISEYPPYQRPNRWHFPMRNRIISGLALGTLVIQASKKSGSLITAELSSEEGRDVFVVPGPIHFPQYEGSNLLIQDGAKLVQNGREIMEELNHFLVERPIKNN from the coding sequence ATGAACGAGATATTATTTGAACTGATAAAAATACATCATTCTGCCTCTCTGACAATCCAGCAATTTGTTAGGCTTATGAAAGCAGACCCCCATCTCACATCCTACCAAAGTTGGAATGCATCCACTTGGCAGAAAAACCTTCATCTCCCACTCAAAAAAACACTGCAAATAATTGAAAACCTCAACCGCATACCCTTCAAACGCTTGTTCCATACTTATGAAGAAAGGCAAATCCGCTATATAAGCATCCTGGACCCTGACTATCCTCCTCATTTAAAGAACATATATAACCCTCCATGGATTCTTTACACTCTGGGTAATGCGAATCTTCTTAACAGCAAGCAAATTGCCGTAGTAGGTTCGAGGCGTCCGCTGATGACATCTCAATATGCATTGAAGAAAATCCTTCCTGATTTGCTGGCCGATGGCTTTACAATTACAAGCGGATTGGCAAAAGGGATTGATGCAGAAGCGCACAAAATGGCCATAAGCCTTGGAGGAAAGACCATAGGAGTCTTGGGAAGTGGATTTTTTGAAATATATCCGCAGGAAAATCGCGGTCTTGCAGAGAATATGAAAATAAATCAGTTATTGATCTCTGAATACCCGCCATATCAAAGGCCGAATCGATGGCATTTTCCAATGAGGAATAGAATCATCTCTGGACTTGCATTAGGAACACTTGTGATACAAGCTTCAAAAAAGAGTGGATCTCTCATTACAGCTGAGCTGTCTTCCGAAGAAGGCCGTGATGTTTTTGTGGTTCCTGGCCCCATTCATTTTCCTCAATATGAAGGCTCGAATCTGCTCATTCAAGATGGGGCAAAACTGGTTCAAAATGGTCGTGAAATAATGGAAGAATTAAATCATTTTCTCGTTGAAAGACCAATAAAAAACAATTGA
- the sucD gene encoding succinate--CoA ligase subunit alpha — translation MSVFINKDTKVIVQGITGSTALFHTKQMLEYGTKIVAGVTPGKGGSEVEGVPVFNTVADAVKETGANVSVIYVPAPFAADAIMEAVDAELDMAICITEHIPVLDMVKVKRYMEGKKTRLVGPNCPGVITPEECKIGIMPGYIHTKGHVGVVSRSGTLTYEAVHQLSEAGIGQSTAVGIGGDPVNGTNFIDVLKAFNDDPETYAVIMIGEIGGTAEEEAAEWVKANMTKPVVGFIGGRTAPPGKRMGHAGAIISGGKGTADEKIKVMNACGIEVAETPSVMGETLIKVLKDKDLLEKCKTH, via the coding sequence ATGAGCGTATTCATTAATAAAGATACGAAAGTAATTGTACAAGGGATTACCGGTTCCACAGCTCTTTTCCATACAAAGCAAATGCTGGAATACGGAACGAAAATCGTCGCTGGTGTCACACCAGGAAAAGGCGGGTCAGAGGTAGAAGGAGTGCCAGTATTCAATACGGTTGCTGACGCTGTGAAAGAAACAGGAGCAAACGTATCAGTCATCTATGTCCCTGCACCATTCGCTGCAGATGCGATCATGGAAGCGGTTGATGCTGAATTGGATATGGCCATCTGCATCACTGAGCACATCCCGGTATTGGATATGGTGAAAGTAAAACGCTATATGGAAGGCAAAAAGACTCGTTTGGTAGGTCCTAACTGCCCTGGCGTCATCACCCCGGAAGAGTGCAAAATCGGCATCATGCCTGGTTACATCCATACGAAAGGGCACGTTGGTGTTGTTTCCCGCTCTGGTACGTTGACTTATGAAGCTGTTCATCAATTATCAGAAGCAGGCATCGGCCAATCGACAGCGGTTGGAATCGGTGGAGACCCTGTGAATGGGACAAACTTCATCGATGTATTGAAGGCATTCAATGATGACCCTGAAACATATGCTGTCATCATGATTGGTGAAATCGGCGGAACAGCTGAAGAGGAAGCTGCAGAATGGGTGAAAGCCAACATGACGAAGCCTGTAGTAGGCTTTATCGGCGGCCGTACTGCACCTCCAGGAAAGCGAATGGGCCATGCTGGTGCCATCATTTCCGGCGGAAAAGGAACTGCTGATGAAAAAATCAAAGTCATGAATGCATGCGGAATCGAAGTCGCTGAAACCCCATCAGTCATGGGTGAAACTTTGATCAAAGTCCTAAAAGATAAAGATCTGCTTGAAAAATGTAAAACTCATTAA
- the sucC gene encoding ADP-forming succinate--CoA ligase subunit beta — translation MNIHEYQGKEILRKYGVAVPNGKVAFTVEEAVEAAKELGTSVNVVKAQIHAGGRGKAGGVKVAKNLDEVRTYAEEILGKTLVTHQTGPEGKEVKRLLIEEGCDIKKEYYVGLVLDRATSRVVLMASEEGGTEIEEVAEKTPEKIFKEVIDPVVGLTGFQARRIAFNINIPKELINKAAKFMMGLYTAFVEKDCSIAEINPLVVTGDGNVMALDAKLNFDSNALYRQKDILEYRDLEEEDAKEIEASKYDLSYISLDGNIGCMVNGAGLAMATMDIIKHYGGDPANFLDVGGGATAEKVTEAFKIILSDENVKGIFVNIFGGIMKCDVIASGVVEAAKQVGLSVPLVVRLEGTNVDLGKKILSESGINIIAAESMADGAQKIVNQVG, via the coding sequence ATGAATATCCATGAGTACCAAGGTAAAGAAATCCTCAGAAAATACGGGGTTGCAGTACCGAATGGAAAAGTAGCTTTTACCGTTGAAGAAGCAGTTGAAGCTGCAAAAGAACTAGGTACAAGCGTAAATGTTGTTAAGGCACAAATCCACGCTGGAGGACGCGGAAAAGCGGGCGGCGTAAAAGTTGCAAAGAATCTTGATGAGGTTCGTACATATGCAGAAGAAATTCTGGGTAAAACGCTGGTTACCCATCAAACTGGTCCTGAAGGGAAAGAAGTAAAGCGCTTACTTATTGAAGAAGGCTGCGATATTAAAAAGGAATATTATGTCGGCCTAGTTTTGGATCGCGCGACTTCACGCGTTGTTCTAATGGCTTCCGAAGAAGGCGGAACGGAAATTGAAGAAGTGGCGGAAAAGACGCCTGAAAAAATCTTTAAAGAAGTCATCGATCCGGTTGTTGGATTGACAGGCTTCCAAGCACGTAGAATCGCATTCAATATCAACATCCCTAAAGAGTTGATCAATAAAGCAGCTAAATTCATGATGGGTCTTTATACGGCCTTTGTTGAAAAGGATTGTTCAATTGCAGAAATCAATCCACTTGTTGTAACTGGCGACGGAAACGTCATGGCATTGGATGCGAAATTGAATTTTGATTCAAATGCTTTATATCGTCAAAAAGACATTCTTGAATATCGCGATCTTGAAGAAGAAGATGCAAAGGAAATCGAAGCTTCCAAGTATGATTTGAGCTACATTTCCCTTGATGGGAATATCGGATGTATGGTTAATGGTGCCGGTCTTGCAATGGCCACTATGGACATCATCAAGCATTACGGAGGAGACCCTGCTAACTTCCTGGATGTTGGGGGCGGTGCTACAGCTGAAAAAGTTACTGAAGCATTCAAAATCATTCTTTCCGATGAGAATGTTAAAGGAATTTTCGTTAACATCTTCGGCGGTATCATGAAGTGTGATGTCATTGCTTCTGGTGTTGTAGAAGCAGCTAAGCAAGTTGGCCTTTCTGTGCCTCTTGTTGTTCGCTTAGAAGGTACGAATGTTGATCTTGGCAAAAAGATCCTAAGTGAATCAGGAATCAATATCATCGCTGCAGAATCTATGGCTGACGGCGCACAAAAAATCGTTAACCAAGTAGGATAA
- a CDS encoding EscU/YscU/HrcU family type III secretion system export apparatus switch protein: MKKNTKSYKRKEAVALSYKAEQQQSPSVVAKGKGKIAENILKKAEEHNIPIQEDPSLVQLLGQLNIQESIPEELYQAVAEVFAFVYRLDRESKDENEL, encoded by the coding sequence ATGAAAAAAAATACAAAATCATACAAAAGAAAAGAAGCGGTAGCGCTCAGCTATAAGGCTGAACAACAGCAGTCGCCGAGTGTAGTTGCAAAAGGGAAAGGGAAAATCGCGGAAAATATATTAAAAAAAGCAGAAGAACATAACATCCCTATCCAGGAAGATCCCAGTCTTGTTCAGTTATTGGGACAGCTGAATATACAGGAATCAATCCCCGAGGAACTCTATCAAGCGGTCGCAGAAGTATTTGCCTTTGTGTACAGGCTTGACCGTGAATCTAAGGATGAGAATGAATTATAG
- a CDS encoding ribonuclease HII has translation MKSMSIKEIASALSMVEDEADKFLMDCRNDDRKGVQKLVAQWQKANEQRKKAERDFHELLRYERGLWERGFDLIAGIDEVGRGPLAGPVVAAAVVLPKDFRLIGINDSKKLSETKRELFYEEIYKGAIHVGVGILAAEEIDALNIYQATKKAMLSALKGLGAMPDYLLIDAMELPAPMPQSSIIKGDAASASIAAASIIAKVTRDRMMKEYHQKYPQYGFAQNMGYGTKEHLDALHKWGPTPIHRKTFAPVKNL, from the coding sequence ATGAAGTCAATGTCAATAAAAGAAATTGCCAGTGCTCTGTCCATGGTTGAGGATGAAGCCGATAAGTTCCTGATGGATTGCAGGAACGATGATCGCAAAGGCGTTCAGAAACTTGTGGCGCAATGGCAAAAAGCAAATGAACAGAGAAAGAAAGCAGAAAGAGATTTTCATGAGCTATTGAGATATGAAAGAGGATTGTGGGAGAGAGGCTTCGATTTGATAGCAGGCATTGATGAGGTGGGAAGGGGCCCTCTGGCAGGACCTGTTGTAGCCGCAGCGGTCGTGCTGCCGAAGGACTTTCGTTTGATTGGCATCAATGACTCCAAAAAATTGAGTGAAACAAAGAGAGAGCTATTTTATGAAGAGATCTATAAAGGGGCTATCCATGTCGGGGTCGGCATTCTTGCAGCGGAGGAAATCGATGCCTTGAACATCTATCAAGCAACGAAAAAGGCAATGCTTTCCGCGCTTAAAGGGTTAGGGGCTATGCCTGACTATTTACTGATCGATGCAATGGAATTGCCTGCACCCATGCCGCAGTCGTCCATCATCAAAGGCGACGCAGCCAGTGCTTCCATTGCCGCAGCATCTATCATTGCAAAGGTGACAAGAGACAGGATGATGAAGGAGTATCATCAGAAGTACCCGCAATACGGATTTGCCCAAAACATGGGCTATGGCACGAAAGAACATTTGGACGCCTTACATAAGTGGGGACCTACACCGATTCACCGGAAAACCTTTGCACCAGTAAAAAATTTATAA
- the ylqF gene encoding ribosome biogenesis GTPase YlqF, producing the protein MTIQWFPGHMAKARREVSEKLKLVDIIYELVDARIPLSSRNPMIEDIIGQKPRLILLTKADMADKEMTRSWIEFFEKSGQKAIAINSQAGTGLHEIVKYSNELLKEKFDRMRAKGLKKPRAIRAMIVGIPNVGKSTLINRLAKKNIAKTGNTPGVTKAQQWIKVGKELELLDTPGILWPKFEDEEVGYRLALTGAIKDTILNLQDIAVYGLKFLEAHYPERLHERYQLAEGVEVVEMFNKIGSLRGCLMGGGEVDYDKTAELIIRDIRAEKLGPLTFDFPE; encoded by the coding sequence TTGACGATTCAGTGGTTTCCTGGCCATATGGCTAAGGCAAGGAGAGAAGTTTCCGAAAAGCTGAAACTCGTAGATATTATCTATGAATTGGTGGATGCAAGAATTCCACTGTCATCACGAAACCCGATGATTGAGGATATCATCGGCCAAAAACCAAGGCTCATCCTGTTGACGAAAGCGGATATGGCAGATAAAGAGATGACAAGAAGCTGGATTGAATTTTTTGAAAAAAGTGGCCAGAAGGCTATTGCCATCAATTCCCAAGCTGGAACAGGCCTGCATGAGATCGTGAAATATTCGAACGAATTGTTAAAAGAGAAATTTGACCGGATGAGAGCAAAGGGCTTAAAAAAACCGAGAGCAATACGAGCAATGATTGTAGGGATTCCGAATGTCGGAAAGTCCACCTTGATTAACCGGCTTGCCAAAAAGAATATCGCCAAGACCGGAAATACACCTGGCGTAACGAAGGCGCAGCAATGGATCAAAGTCGGGAAAGAGCTTGAACTTTTGGACACGCCTGGAATTCTCTGGCCTAAATTTGAAGATGAAGAAGTCGGGTATCGTCTGGCGCTGACAGGAGCCATTAAGGATACCATTTTAAATCTACAGGATATTGCGGTTTACGGATTGAAATTCTTAGAGGCCCATTACCCTGAGAGGCTCCATGAACGTTATCAGTTGGCTGAAGGGGTAGAGGTGGTCGAGATGTTTAATAAAATCGGCAGCTTGAGAGGTTGTCTTATGGGAGGCGGAGAAGTCGATTATGACAAAACCGCAGAACTGATCATCCGTGATATACGTGCGGAAAAGCTTGGGCCGCTGACATTCGATTTTCCCGAGTGA
- the lepB gene encoding signal peptidase I yields the protein MAKKKNEAWEWVKTFIIVLAAVFLIRYFLFAPIVVDGLSMMPTLHNGDRMIVNKVGKPNRFDIVVFHAPEHKDYIKRVIGLPGDKVEYKDDTLYINGKAYKEPYLDKYKRQVDDGPLTEDFTLKDYIGQDRVPKGEIFVMGDNRRYSKDSRHIGTIPLSKVIGDTHVIYWPMKDMKLLN from the coding sequence TTGGCGAAGAAAAAGAACGAGGCGTGGGAATGGGTAAAAACATTTATCATCGTTTTGGCCGCTGTGTTCCTGATAAGATATTTTTTATTTGCGCCAATTGTAGTTGATGGGTTATCGATGATGCCAACCCTTCATAATGGGGATCGAATGATTGTCAATAAAGTAGGGAAACCAAACCGTTTCGACATCGTGGTTTTTCATGCTCCGGAGCATAAAGACTACATAAAGCGCGTGATCGGCCTCCCTGGAGATAAAGTGGAATATAAAGATGATACACTTTATATTAACGGAAAAGCTTATAAGGAACCTTATTTGGATAAATACAAAAGACAAGTGGATGATGGTCCTTTAACTGAGGATTTTACATTGAAGGATTATATCGGCCAAGACCGCGTCCCAAAAGGGGAAATTTTTGTGATGGGTGACAATCGCCGCTACAGCAAAGACAGCAGGCATATTGGGACAATCCCCCTCTCAAAGGTAATTGGTGACACGCATGTCATCTATTGGCCCATGAAGGATATGAAATTGTTAAATTAG
- the rplS gene encoding 50S ribosomal protein L19 translates to MHKLIEEITKEQLRSDMPTFRPGDTVRVHVKVVEGTRERIQLFEGVVIKRRGGGISETFTVRKISYGVGVERTFPVHTPKIAKLEVVRRGKVRRAKLYYLRSLRGKAARIKEIR, encoded by the coding sequence ATGCACAAATTGATTGAAGAAATCACAAAAGAACAGCTTCGCAGTGATATGCCTACATTCCGTCCTGGTGATACAGTACGTGTACACGTTAAGGTTGTCGAGGGTACTCGTGAACGTATCCAGCTATTTGAAGGTGTTGTAATCAAACGCCGTGGCGGTGGTATCAGTGAAACTTTCACTGTACGTAAAATATCTTATGGTGTTGGTGTTGAACGTACTTTCCCAGTACACACACCAAAAATTGCGAAACTAGAAGTAGTGCGTCGCGGTAAAGTTCGCCGTGCGAAACTTTACTACCTACGTAGTCTACGTGGTAAAGCCGCTCGTATTAAAGAAATTCGATAA
- the trmD gene encoding tRNA (guanosine(37)-N1)-methyltransferase TrmD, which translates to MKSIDILTLFPEMFSGVFGHSILKKAADKEIVQYNVVNFREFSDNKHQQVDDYPYGGGAGMVLKPQPIFDAVEDLSKKSKSSPRVILMCPQGERYTQAKAEELANEDHLIFVCGHYEGYDERIRQHVITDEISIGDYVLTGGELGAMVVVDSVVRLLPDVLGNEDSPVKDSFSSGLLEHPQYTRPADFRGMKVPEVLLSGNHRLIEEWREKESLKRTLDRRPDLLKKYPLSDQQKKWLQQRKNPQ; encoded by the coding sequence ATGAAAAGTATCGATATCCTGACTTTGTTTCCTGAAATGTTCTCTGGCGTGTTCGGCCATTCCATCCTGAAAAAGGCAGCTGATAAGGAAATCGTACAATATAATGTCGTCAATTTCAGGGAATTCTCTGACAATAAGCACCAGCAAGTCGATGACTATCCATATGGCGGCGGGGCAGGAATGGTGTTGAAGCCTCAACCGATATTCGATGCAGTCGAGGATCTATCCAAAAAGAGCAAATCCTCTCCAAGGGTCATTTTGATGTGTCCGCAGGGTGAAAGGTATACTCAGGCAAAAGCGGAAGAATTGGCTAACGAAGACCATTTAATCTTTGTATGCGGGCATTACGAAGGTTATGACGAAAGAATCAGACAGCATGTGATTACGGATGAAATATCCATCGGGGATTACGTGCTTACAGGCGGAGAACTTGGAGCAATGGTCGTTGTCGACAGTGTTGTGAGGCTCTTGCCGGATGTACTGGGAAATGAAGATTCACCTGTAAAGGATTCTTTCTCCTCAGGATTACTTGAGCACCCACAATATACTCGTCCGGCGGACTTTCGCGGGATGAAGGTCCCGGAAGTGCTGCTATCCGGAAACCATCGCTTGATTGAAGAATGGAGAGAGAAGGAATCGCTGAAAAGGACACTCGATCGAAGACCTGATTTGCTGAAAAAATACCCGTTGTCCGATCAGCAAAAAAAGTGGCTGCAACAACGGAAAAATCCCCAGTAA
- the rimM gene encoding ribosome maturation factor RimM (Essential for efficient processing of 16S rRNA), giving the protein MNKWFNVGKIVNTHGIKGEVRVISRTDFAEERYKPGNRLYLFMDKAESPLELIVKSHRVHKNFDLLTFDGFENVNDVENFKTGILKIKEEQLTDLDENEFYFHEILGCKVKTTSGEEIGEIKEILTPGANDVWVVKGTNGKELLIPYIEDVVVDVNISDKIVVIEPMEGLLS; this is encoded by the coding sequence ATGAATAAATGGTTTAATGTTGGGAAAATTGTCAATACACATGGGATCAAAGGTGAAGTCCGTGTTATTTCAAGGACGGACTTTGCAGAGGAAAGATATAAGCCTGGAAACAGACTCTACCTATTTATGGACAAAGCTGAAAGTCCTCTTGAATTGATTGTGAAATCACATCGGGTTCACAAAAATTTTGATTTATTGACCTTTGATGGTTTTGAAAACGTAAACGATGTAGAGAATTTCAAGACAGGGATATTAAAAATAAAAGAAGAACAATTAACTGATCTGGATGAAAATGAATTCTATTTTCATGAAATACTAGGCTGTAAAGTAAAGACAACATCTGGTGAAGAGATAGGTGAGATTAAAGAAATCTTAACCCCCGGCGCTAACGATGTATGGGTGGTTAAAGGGACGAATGGCAAGGAACTTCTCATCCCATATATTGAAGATGTTGTGGTGGACGTAAATATATCAGACAAAATCGTGGTTATTGAACCGATGGAAGGGCTGCTTTCATGA
- a CDS encoding YlqD family protein produces MKIIQKVTVKQVLTENSKQKLLGDYEKRKFQLGKECDQLRFELKKLEKTKKYASNNLKGHFEKEIESRQEKIKLVDFQIDQLHILPLGSELKDQEIQSVIDVQIGDNWDDISAGKTLIIEDGVIKDIR; encoded by the coding sequence ATGAAAATCATCCAAAAGGTTACCGTGAAACAGGTGTTGACTGAAAACAGCAAGCAAAAGCTTCTGGGAGATTACGAAAAAAGAAAATTCCAGCTTGGCAAAGAATGCGATCAGCTTCGCTTTGAGTTGAAAAAATTAGAAAAGACAAAGAAATATGCGTCAAACAATTTGAAGGGACACTTTGAAAAAGAGATCGAGTCTAGACAGGAGAAAATCAAGCTGGTAGACTTTCAAATTGACCAATTACATATCTTGCCGTTGGGCAGTGAATTGAAGGACCAAGAAATACAAAGTGTAATCGATGTCCAGATTGGAGACAATTGGGATGATATTTCTGCCGGGAAAACCTTGATCATTGAAGATGGGGTCATCAAGGATATACGCTAG
- a CDS encoding KH domain-containing protein: MKDLILTIVKPLVDHPDDVDVQVTEDDRHITYQLSVHKDDMGKVIGKQGRVAKSIRTVVYAAAGSTQHKKIYLEIVE, translated from the coding sequence ATGAAAGATTTAATCTTGACAATTGTCAAACCTCTTGTCGATCACCCCGACGATGTGGATGTTCAAGTAACTGAAGACGATCGTCATATCACCTATCAATTATCGGTCCACAAAGACGATATGGGCAAGGTGATCGGCAAGCAGGGGCGTGTTGCTAAATCCATTCGAACTGTGGTATACGCTGCAGCAGGGTCTACACAACATAAGAAAATCTATCTTGAAATTGTCGAATAG
- the rpsP gene encoding 30S ribosomal protein S16, translated as MAVKIRLKRMGAKKSPFYRIVVADSRSPRDGRQIETVGTYNPVVQPAQVNIDEELALKWLQNGAKPSDTVRNLFSKQGIMEKFHNAKNSK; from the coding sequence ATGGCAGTAAAAATTCGTTTAAAACGTATGGGAGCAAAAAAATCCCCTTTCTATCGTATTGTAGTAGCAGATTCTCGTTCACCGCGTGATGGTCGTCAAATTGAAACAGTAGGAACTTACAATCCTGTTGTTCAACCAGCACAAGTGAACATCGACGAAGAATTAGCTCTTAAATGGTTGCAAAATGGTGCTAAGCCATCTGACACAGTTCGTAACCTTTTCTCTAAACAAGGCATTATGGAAAAATTCCATAACGCTAAAAACAGCAAGTAA